Proteins from a single region of Oncorhynchus tshawytscha isolate Ot180627B linkage group LG03, Otsh_v2.0, whole genome shotgun sequence:
- the LOC112241578 gene encoding ATP-dependent (S)-NAD(P)H-hydrate dehydratase isoform X3: MLANSTRGFLWSDVETRTLLNIWGERDIQTALGGNFRNSHVYRDVARRLVIMGFERTPEQCRVRIKSLKRQFILAKEGNLRNNGQYHKICKFYDAMETILSCRPQIDPQELLDSGAVGDETEEEVDTDPPQDPYLESTGESSYPETQVKLEYPPTPVTVGNSTTVRQISSQSAGGPSSKRPKKRHADLALDSVTKRLLEQSAEQNFYQMEEQRLQAEDHRREAKHARELHMLQVLGQMFSSIATRNPVATATPNTAMPPALNTMESMQPGVPMSASGQMRRGRSSHRRVRSPQPQAEWPSHHSHPQSQAEWPSYHSQPQSNAGLVLERSFSLGTAARRGMDDILPLVKNIVPQLTSKKHKGQDGQIAIIGGCQEYTGAPYFAAISALKVGADVSHVFCAKAAATVIKSYSPELIVHPVLDSPNAVEEIEKWLPRLHCLVVGPGLGRDEMLLKTAKEVIEKSKARDIPIVIDADGLWLVAQQPSVIQGYKKGILTPNYMEFTQLYEAMHHEPLDSSDHQRSAMELSVAMGNLTVVLKGEDDLITDGNKDRRAAGVGVGDKVTSYLALWECWHTGHIPPQQT; the protein is encoded by the exons ATGCTCGCCAATTCAACACGGGGCTTTCTCTGGTCGGATGTCGAAACCAGAACCTTGCTGAATATCTGGGGGGAGCGGGACATCCAGACGGCGTTGGGCGGAAACTTCCGAAACAGTCATGTCTACCGCGACGTCGCCAGAAGGTTGGTAATTATGGGGTTCGAAAGAACCCCAGAGCAGTGTAGGGTGCGAATCAAAAGCCTGAAAAGGCAGTTTATCCTGGCCAAGGAGGGCAACCTGAGGAACAACGGACAATACCACAAAATCTGCAAGTTCTACGATGCCATGGAGACGATACTAAGCTGCCGTCCCCAGATTGACCCCCAGGAGTTGTTAGACAGTGGGGCCGTGGGGGATGAGACCGAGGAGGAAGTGGACACAGACCCTCCACAGGACCCATACTTGGAGAGCACAGGGGAAAGCTCCTACCCAGAAACACAAGTGAAGCTCGAATACCCTCCCACCCCTGTGACAGTGGGAAATA GCACTACAGTCAGACAGAtcagcagccagtcagctggtGGGCCATCCTCCAAGCGACCCAAGAAGCGGCACGCCGACCTGGCCCTGGACAGTGTGACGAAGCGCCTCCTGGAGCAAAGTGCTGAGCAGAACTTCTACCAGATGGAGGAGCAGCGTCTGCAGGCCGAGGACCACCGGCGAGAAGCCAAACATGCCCGTGAGCTCCACATGCTCCAGGTGTTGGGACAGATGTTTTCCAGCATCGCCACCAGGAACCCTGTCGCCACAGCTACCCCAAACACAGCAATGCCGCCTGCTCTGAATACCATGGAGTCCATGCAGCCAGGTGTGCCCATGTCCGCCTCTGGCCAAATGAGGCGTGGTCGGTCGAGTCACCGCCGAGTCCGCTCGCCCCAGCCCCAggctgagtggcccagccaccaCAGTCATCCGCAGTCCCAGGCTGAGTGGCCCAGCTACCACAGTCAACCACAGTCCAACGCAGGTTTAG TCCTCGAGCGCTCCTTCTCCCTTGGGACAGCAGCACGCCGAGGAATGGATGATATCCTTCCACTGGTGAAGAATATAGTCCCTCAGCTGACGTCTAAAAAGCACAAAGGCCAAGATGGGCAGATTGCGATTATTGGGGGATGTCAGGA GTATACAGGAGCTCCGTACTTTGCTGCTATCTCTGCATTGAAAGTG GGGGCCGACGTGTCACACGTATTCTGCGCTAAAGCTGCAGCAACAGTGATCAAATCCTACAGTCCGGAGCTCATAGTTCATCCTGTGCT GGACAGCCCCAATGCAGTGGAGGAGATAGAGAAATGGCTCCCCAGACTTCACTGCCTGGTGGTGGGCCCGGGGCTGGGCAGAGACGAAATGCTGCTGAAAACCGCCAAG GAAGTAATTGAGAAGTCCAAAGCAAGAGATATCCCTATAGTTATTGATGCA GACGGGCTGTGGCTGGTTGCTCAGCAACCATCAGTCATCCAAGGGTACAAGAAGGGCATCCTCACTCCCAACTACATGGAATTCACCCAGTTGTATGAGGCTATG cACCATGAGCCTCTGGATAGCAGTGACCATCAGAGGAGTGCCATGGAGCTCAGTGTTGCCATGGGCAACCTGACTGTGGTGCTCAAGGGGGAGGACGACCTTATCACTGACGGCAACAAGG ACAGGAGGGCAGCGGGTGTAGGTGTGGGGGACAAGGTGACCTCCTATCTGGCTCTCTGGGAGTGCTGGCACACTGGGCATATACCTCCTCAGCAGACATGA